CTCTTCGTAACCAAACGCGATCACGACATCGGACAAACCTAGCAAATCGCGGTAAACTCCTTGCCCCTCGGGCGGCATCGCGGCCAAACGCTCAGGAAACCCCACGCTGATGTATATCAAGGGCGTTTTGAAGAGGCCCCACCGCTTCATCCACAGCAGCGGGATTCCGATGGAATCCACGGTCGACACGACGATACGGACACGTCGGATTTCGGTCAGAAACGAAAAAGCTGCAGCAAAGAGTCCGCTGCTCCAGCTCCTGCGTCGCAGGAGGCGGTCGCAAAAATATCCCGGCCAGTGATAAATGCGCGGATATCCTCCAGCCCTCGCCAGACGAATCGCCACCTGATGCCCACGTCGGGCAAGCTCGTCCGCGCCGTACAGCGAATATCGAACCGGGTCGTTTGGCGATGCCGCAAGCGCCGCCCGGCGAAGGGGCGAATCTCGGAAGAGAAAAAGCGCATCATCCTGTGAATCCCCGCCAGCCATCACCAGGCAGCATTTTTGAAGACATACACGTCGCGAGCGAGCCTGCGATTCCAATCGATGGCAGGGAAGACGCTTTTCCAACGATCCGGCTGACGCGAGGCGACGGCCAAAATGTAAATCGGGTACCAAGGTGTATCATTGGCCGCCAGATGGACTAACTCCATGTTGTGGCTTAATGCCATCTTTTTCAAAGCCAGAGGCGTGAAACGCCAATAATCGCCGAAAATCTCGCCCCCATAATGTTCGTTCTGAGCAAACGGAACGACCACGATAAGCACGTCCCGCGTCATGTCCGCAAGGTTCGCAAACGCGCGTCGGATATCGAAAATGTGCTCCAACACCGTGTGAGCGAAAACCACGTCGAATCGGCGCCGCAAGGACTCAGGCAATTCAGCCTCGAGGTCCAGAAATATGGCGTCCGGGTGGCCGTCGTTAGGCACTTCGGACCCCCAGTAGTTGGTCATCACGTACTCAGAGGCATTAGGGAAATAATCCCGATATCGACCCCCTTCCTTATCGAGATCGCGCCACGCGGAAACATTGACAACCGACCCAGTGAATATGTGCCCCCATTTGCGAAGTTCGGCATTCGACCAGCGTCGCGGGCTCAAAAAAAAAGCCCTCCTTCGAGCGAGATTGACCAACTTTCGGCGGAC
The genomic region above belongs to Kiritimatiellia bacterium and contains:
- a CDS encoding class I SAM-dependent methyltransferase, with the translated sequence MSDHPDLTVLEAVRRKLVNLARRRAFFLSPRRWSNAELRKWGHIFTGSVVNVSAWRDLDKEGGRYRDYFPNASEYVMTNYWGSEVPNDGHPDAIFLDLEAELPESLRRRFDVVFAHTVLEHIFDIRRAFANLADMTRDVLIVVVPFAQNEHYGGEIFGDYWRFTPLALKKMALSHNMELVHLAANDTPWYPIYILAVASRQPDRWKSVFPAIDWNRRLARDVYVFKNAAW